Proteins from a genomic interval of Lolium perenne isolate Kyuss_39 chromosome 1, Kyuss_2.0, whole genome shotgun sequence:
- the LOC127303181 gene encoding caffeoylshikimate esterase, with protein MPHVNAKVTAVPATALGMPAAAAALPRKWEGVDPALERMVLRACLDQAPERRRVREAFKGVQLSIDHCLFKAHYDGIRTTESYELNSRGVEIFSKSWFPENRRMKAIVCLCHGYGDTCTFFLDGIARKIASAGYGVFALDYPGFGLSEGLHGYIPSFDTLVDDVAETFAKFKGNPDYRGLPSFLFGQSMGGAVALKIHFKQPNEWSGAILVAPMCKMSDDVVPAWPVQQVLIFLAKVLPKEKLVPQKDLAELAFKEEEKREQTSYNVIAYKDKPRLRTALEMLRTTQEIESRLEEVSLPIIILHGDADLVTDPAVSKDLYEKAKTSDKTLRLYKDAYHSILEGEPDEAIFQVLDDITSWLDQHSMKEGSSS; from the exons ATGCCACACGTCAACGCCAAGGTGACGGCTGTGCCTGCTACCGCGCTCGGGATGCCGGCTGCGGCCGCGGCGCTGCCGAGGAAGTGGGAGGGCGTGGACCCGGCGCTGGAGAGGATGGTGCTGCGGGCGTGTCTGGACCAGGCCCCGGAGCGCCGCCGCGTGCGTGAGGCCTTCAAGGGCGTGCAGCTCAGCATTGACCACTGCCTCTTCAAG GCACATTACGATGGCATCAGAACAACCGAG TCATATGAGCTGAACTCGAGAGGTGTCGAGATATTCTCAAAATCTTGGTTTCCAGAGAATCGTCGCATGAAAGCAATTGTTTGTCTCTGCCATGGTTATGGGGACACCTGTACCTTTTTCCTTGATG GGATTGCTAGGAAGATTGCATCAGCTGGATATGGAGTATTTGCATTGGACTACCCTGGTTTTGGTCTTTCCGAAGGACTTCATGGATATATTCCAAGTTTTGATACTCTTGTTGATGATGTAGCCGAAACTTTTGCTAAGTTCAAAG GGAATCCTGATTATAGAGGTCTCCCAAGCTTTCTGTTTGGCCAATCTATGGGTGGAGCAGTTGCATTGAAGATTCACTTTAAGCAACCAAATGAATGGAGTGGTGCAATTCTTGTTGCACCCATGTGCAAG ATGTCAGATGATGTTGTTCCAGCTTGGCCTGTTCAGCAAGTTCTAATTTTCTTGGCTAAAGTCCTTCCAAAAGAGAAGCTTGTTCCACAGAAAGACTTGGCAGAATTGGCCTTCAAAGAGGAGGAAAAACGAGAGCAG ACTTCTTACAATGTGATTGCCTACAAGGATAAACCACGTCTTCGAACAGCTCTGGAGATGCTGAGGACCACACAAGAGATAGAAAGTCGTCTAGAAGAA GTTTCCCTGCCCATAATCATTTTGCATGGTGATGCGGATTTGGTCACTGACCCTGCCGTGAGTAAAGATCTATATGAAAAAGCAAAGACGTCAGACAAGACACTGCGGCTATACAAAGATGCCTACCATTCCATCTTGGAAGGTGAACCCGATGAGGCAATTTTCCAAGTTCTTGATGATATAACCTCTTGGCTGGATCAGCATTCCATGAAGGAAGGATCTTCCTCATGA